A region of the Micropterus dolomieu isolate WLL.071019.BEF.003 ecotype Adirondacks linkage group LG10, ASM2129224v1, whole genome shotgun sequence genome:
GGGACATCGTATTGACCTAATGCATTCCCTGGTACCTAATCCTTAATCATCACAACTACATGTCTAACTCtgaccctaaaaccaagtcaaccctttaaacttgtggggtCCAGTATTTTGGCCCCACAAAGCTGATCAGACCCCACAAGTATATCCAATCCTGGTTTTTGGACCCCACAAAGTGAGTTAAACAAGAACATACACCCGTAGTGCTGAAGACCTGTGGGCATTTTCGTGTTTCTCATGTTTCTTAATGTGGGTTTACTGACACACTGAATGATTTCTGAAGACCACTTCTGGACgcgtgacctctgaccttctccCCTCCTGATACAGGCtgaagtgagtgagtgaaaccttgatttatgaaataaaactaaatataaaacagcCTCTCACAGTCATCTGATGTGTTGAAGATGAAAATCAGTGCAGAAAAAGATTAAAAGATGAAGCTGTTAACTTTAATACACATCCTTAGGAGCACTTTGACTTTTGTTTAAGCtgctaaataaattaatatgatTCTGACTCTGCACTCTCAATAATCCTATAAATTATTTCTAGTTAAATAATAACTTGTAACAACATATAACGACATAACAAGAGGgaaataagttattttatttattattttatctctgtgcttttgtttttttgctttcttggtGGCTGTGCAGTGATGAAAGAAATATTCCGATcttttacttatgtaaaaacACTAATACCAAAAATTCTACGTATAAGAAAATAAGTAgaataaaaagcaaaagtacttTAAATGAAAGGTCAAGTTAAGAGAGTAAATGTCTGTCTGGAAGTGCTCACAACTCAGACATCTGAAATGTGATGACGACCCGCtagatgcatttattttttgaatgtCACAAGTCAAAATGGTTGGAACTCACTGGTTTAAACTTTTAATCAATGTGTTGTATTCTATAAGCTTATTATACTTAACTTATAcagaagtacaagtacctcaaaactgtgctttaaggttcagtgtgtaatatttaataagatctattgacagaaatgcaaaataaaatccataactatgttttcagtgcgGTATAAACAGAGCGCGTTGAatacagaagaagaaataataatggaggaccacacatattatttagctCAAGAGCCGACAGAGGGTGTCGACCACGGTGGCTTCTCCTACctgcttggaaagggaggggtgagcggtgaatGAGATGggtgcaattcacaaccctcaccactagatgccactcaaacttacacactgaacctttaaagctgGGGAAGGCAATGTTGGAAAAATTATCCCCCTATCAGTTGTCAACAGAAAAAAACGCTGCATAGGTCGatgatgcagcagcttattatggcggtttaggtatgaggacgtgttgccaaaaacacacattcatgtgtGGTGAGTGCACGagcaggcaggtaggccagccaatcatttcattcagtctgAATGCctattacagtcctgcgacagccacagataccagatgtttttcttttatgtgtGAGAGAATGAGATTTATTGTCTGCGGTCTGGATGTAGAGAGAATTTCAACAGATATGAGAAAACATGCGTCTGAAGTAAATTGCCTTCCCCAGTTTTAAATACAGCGCTGAATGAAGGGGTTAAAACATTTTGTCGTCAGGATTGTCTAATTTTTGCTACAAACAAACACTTAAGTCATCAAACAGGTTTGAGACGCTACAATCACATAAGAAAGTCTAACGGGGGCTTTAATTAAACAGCTAAAACTGTTAAAGTGTGAAATACATTACCTAAACCATCTCCTGTAAACATGAGATCTTCTGGATTTTGCTCTACTGCAAATGTTCTCCGTTTTACAGTGAGTGATTTATAATAAGCATTTTGGGGGTGTGTTCAACTTCAACTCCCAAATAATTCAGATTATTACTGAGAAATAGATGAAAACACTGttggttttgatcttttcatgggattttttGACTACAAACATACAGGAAGAACTCCAGCCTTAGCATTTAAAATCAGCTGTGAGTTGCTCCTTATTATAAAATAATGGGACACAGTTCATGAATCCACACTTGGTTCCCAGGACTTGTGTCCGCtagaggtgggggggggggcgtccaaccaccatccatccatccatccctccacctccctctcAGTGTGGAGTTATAAGTCAGTGGATTTTTCTACGTTTCAGGAGCCAGGTGGTCTGGACGCCTCCCCCTGCCCCTCCTGGTTGAAGTGGGCTGCCTTTTCAAGAGGCGTTCAGGGGCCCCAGCTGCTTGGCCTAATGCTCCTCCAGAGAGCCGAGGATTAAACTGAGGGGCCAGAGACGGAGAGGCATGCATAGAACCAGAGTCTGCAGAGGGCAAATGAAAGGAACCGATGAGACAGGAGACGTAAAGCGGGTGGGGGTGCATACAGATAGAGGTTGAAGTGTCtccccccccacctcctccacttTTAGCCTCAGACACAGGTGGTTTCACCTGAGGACCAGGTTTGGAGAACAAGAAATTGAAAGAAAGATATTTTCAGGGTTGAAAATAAAGAGTTGCAGTGTTAAATTTCACTGCCAAGTTTCCCAGATCTTTTAATAAAACCAATGTAGCGGAGACACTGAGGAGAATTACATCTTGTGTTGTGCTGACGCCCGAAATTCATCACCAATCAATCAGCTTCTTACTCTGAgcgacgggggggggggggggggggggggggggggggttgctcgcatgaacaaaacaaattgGATATTTCACATGAGAGatttttgtatttcctttttCATCTGTTCTCTTCGCCTCTTGTTTGAAGCGAGCATGTGCCTCTGAGCAgtaacatttgttttcttaaacTTTGATCTTTGCTCATGAATATTTAACGCTACAGAGAAAGAAGATGCAACTGTAGGCCAGACTCCATGCAGAAAAAGGGGCAGTTTATTAACAGCAAGAGCCCACAGTCATGCTAAGTGTAGGGCCATGTTAAAATTGAAAGGATCAGCAGTTACTACAGTTTGTTCTGAGGGGAACATGACACCAAATTTCACccagtatttgttttttgtttttctctctggacCAAAGTCCGTCAGTGCCATCCCTGTAGAGAAACGCGTCCTCGAGCCTCCCATCTGCTCAGTAACCAAAGGCTGGGGCAGACGGATACAAGGCTATAAGGAACAGAAGAGTTTtcatcaaatactttttttagtTATTGCAAATATCAAAATGTACCAAAGGCCACACATGCCTGCACCAACTCCAACAGAATTTCATTCACTGCAGGAAAGTTTCGCCTTCCTTCATTACTCTCAGCTCAAGGTGCGGCCACACTGGAGTTTACCAGGGGAAATGGAGGAAGTATTTATATCCTTTACTTGAGTGGAAGGACCACAATGGAAAAATTCAATGTTACAAGTAAAGATCCTGCTTTCAAAAACATTACCAAGGAAAAGTACTCTGAACCCGAAACATGTCCCCGGTGACTGTTGTACTGTTATATATTGGATTAACAGATTATCCCTTATGCATTAATgcaaaagcaggattttactgttatAGTTTTTGTGCTAGAGCTCATTTGATATcagactgcaactaatgatcattattattattaattattttgtattttcgtAAAGTCACTAAAGTTGTCAGACAAatttagtggagtaaaaagtacaatatttccccctAAGATGTGAAGTAGACGAAGAAAGTGGCAttaaatactcaagtaaagtagaaGTACCTATTAAATGAATTTAGTTAAATTCCACCTGAATATGTCTGACTTCAGCATCTCCTCAGGGCTGTGGCTTTCACTGACCTTAGtagttttaatttattcaaCCTGTTTATTGTGAACTTGGGGGTTTGGAAGTACAGTACTTGTGTagatgtacttagttacattccaccacggCTGATGATAATATAACCGTATAATAAGCCAAACTGGctcatttgtttgcttttgttggaaaaaaaaacaaacaaacagagaaacagtgagTTACTTTAACTTTATTCATTGTAAACATGAGCTTGTtgacttttctgttttgtgaaagaataaagtatATAGAAAAACTTGAGTGGAGATAATTTAGAAGTCGTTTTCTTTTAACAAATTCAAGCAAACTTCAAATAGAAATTCGGAATAATTTTCTCTCTCAAAGCTGCTTTTTATGTacgaaataataaaaatcttctTTGCAGATACGAACAGAAGTGAACATTACGGCTCTGATGCAGCTCAGTGAGCCTCCTGATGCCtgttaaagtatttatttgctTGATTTAGCTGCAAATTAACTCACTAATTTGTTTATATTATGAAAGCATCTTAAGGCGCCGTCTGAGGTTCAAGGACGCCGCTGCCTTGGACCTGAAAACGCTTTTCTTCTCTGGTTTTCAGgaagattttttatttcattttattgattACAAACACGGAAGAAGAGACTTAACTCACCTTCAgacatgtttttacagttgaaGAGCTTCAGATGGATGTAAATCAGAACATTGAGGATAAAGGAAACAAAGATTTGAATGTGTCTCTGCAAACACaagaaagatttatttattatatgtttataataattactataaaaacaaaacggCAGGGAAAACAAGGTTCTGAACTGGCTCCAAAGAATTAGATGGAGGTCCAGGTTGCTTTCGTCTGCAGGGATCTGAGGCTTTGAGGTTAAGAATAAAAAGAACTGAAAGAGATAAGATGTAAAATAGAGATTTTTTTCAAAAGAAGATTAAAGTTGAAACCACAGCTAACTAATGTGTTCAAACTCTATTTCCTCTCATGGAGGCCTGAAAGCTCAAAGCTGCCTCCACACTGCAACGAATACAATCCTGGGGAAGAAATGCTGAACAATGTACGTATTTATCTCTAAGTTGGCATTAAAGTAGTCGAGTTTCAACAGATTAAAATCAGATATCAAAATCTgctcataaataataataaaatggttTTAAATTGAATGATGTAACCTCCCTCCAGATGGCTAAACCCCCAAAATTCACAATAAATGggatgaaagaataaataaaaatacttccTGAGGAGATGCTGAAGTCAGAAATGTTTAGGTGAAATTTGAAAGTTAATCAAGTACTTGTACTTGATTAACTtgtactttctacttctactcatCTCAGAGGGGAATGTACTTTCTTCTCTCTACATTATTCTAACAGCTtttgttactttactttattttaaaaacatgacactttataaaaaaaaaaaatcaaactacacatcaaaatataaaaagttgATTAGTCAATTATTAATCATTGACTGTTGTGATAACTGATTAAACGTTTATGTCATTCTGAAACGTTTCatagtttcagcttctcaaataaaAACTTGCTGCTTTTCTTCATCTTAAATGAAAGTAAAGGTTTTGAATGTTGGTCGGACATAACGACATCTGACGACGTCCTTTCTTAATTCTGTTTAATTGTGACTAAAATAAATGGTTTGATCCAGAAAGAAAACCCTGCAGAagaatccataatgaaaataatcattaaccCAATTTGTAacaaaaatttaacaaatgCAGGCGTAACAATAATCTAATAATGTACTAtttgatagtgtgtgtgtgtatatatatatatatatatatatatatatatatatacatatacatatatacacacacacacacacacacacacacatacacatatatatatagtacatCATTAGATATACTATACACACCAGGAGGGGCCATTTCTCTGcattgtgtacttttacttttgatatcTTAAGGACATTTTCCTGCTAACgctattgtacttttacttgtgtagcatttttaatgcagcacttttacttaCAATTAAGTACTTTCACATTGTGGTATTAGAACTATTACATAAGTAAAATAATCGGAATACTTCCTGCACCACTGGAGATATTAAAGGAGTTTAAAGCTGACAGAGGAGATTTAAAATAAGTAACTTTGCCCATCAAAGTCACCATAAACTCACTATATGATTATTATAACaatacacagacatgagtatatatatatatatatatatatatatatatatatatatggtcaTAAAGATAACGCAAATCTCAACATTAAGTTTATATTAGTTACGTtccaaaaaaacattatatagtataatatataaaGTCATAAATAACTGGTTACTATAACTAACTGTAGAATAGCACACTCAGCAAATGGGTCTctgtgaaatacaataaaagtgtTCAATAAGACCAATTTATACTAATTTACAGCATAACCACAAGTACCTTTTATAAATCAGAGATATTAGGGagtaaaacacatttgaatGTAACGAGGTtacctctccacacacacactgttagtAATTTAAGAAAACTGTAATCAATAACCAATATCAATAATGGCATGCCAGAAGTTTTACCACCACCTCTGAGTATTTTACCTGAATACCTGAGAATGTGCTGTGTCTTAATACTACAGGAGTTTAAACACTTTCTACAAACCTAGTGGAAGAATAACTAACTTTAATGCTCTTAGAAATATAGTCATACTGTAGGAGTTAGAAACAGCAATTAGTTTCACTTAAACAGCcaattaataatttatataGACGCCATTAAGTCACTATAGCCTaccattaatattattaaatatattatagaGTTAAAAACACTTTTGAGTATAATTAATTCACTGTAATCTCATTATAAACGACCACACAGACAAATTATAAGCctgaacattaaaacattattaaattttaaaaagcattaacTCGCCATAAAGTCATTAAACAGTAGCCtataataaactaaataaatatgagGCAACATATAGTTCCCATAGGAGTGTTATATCGATATCATGAGAGAATCTAAGAGTTACAAACACTTCCCAGTGTAATTAATTCGCCTTAAACTCATCACAAGCTACAGCAGAGacatgcaggtttaagttcctGTGGGAATCTAAAGATATTATAACATTTTAGAAAGAATTAACGTAATTAAACAGTAAAGAAAGAGACTTTACAAGTGAAAAATAATGACGTAGTAATGGTAACAGAAACTTTGGAGTACCAGAGGCAGCAGGTAGAATTTTTTAGTGACATCTTGAGACATATAATAAGAATTTAAAGGCCTTTAAGTTCTAATTAATTCACCGAAAACATCGAATAAAGTGCGTGCAGGGTTAAACCAGCTGCAGGAGTTAAACATCAGTACGGaacagctgtctccggtgtctCCGGTCCGTCTGCTCCCGGTGGGTCACCTCTCTTACCGCCTGCAGCAGCGCCTCTGGGCCCGGGAGAAGCTCCGGTCTGCAGGTCCCGGTCCCCCCTGAAGCTGGACGGTTCACCGGAAAGCAAAACGAAGACTGTTTTAATCCGCCGCCGGAAAACTACAAAGAGGACGTGAAGTGACGCGGCAGCAGGTCAGCAGGTGATTGGCTGCTCGGACTGTTTCCACTGAGCGGAACTAACGTTTAAAAAGGTGCTTTATTGTTGATGAGTGATGAGCCTGCAGGAGGAAACCGGAGCACGTGAAACAGCTCGAGGAGAAATTTAATCAAACTTATTATtggaataaataattaataaagtcAAAATCCTGCATTCAAAAATTCACAGATTAAATTCAtaattcagaaaataaatttACTCCAATTTCCTGTTGCTTGTATAGCCTATTTATGGATTTTACTTTGGTTAACGAGTATTATCTTATATGTTTTAAACTGGTAACTCCATCCCAACACTTCCGtctatataaaaataacaaaggaAGACGAAAACCTTTTAAAAGTCAAGGAATTATCGaacttttgatttaatttgaactTAAGTTGGACTTAGAGACATATAGCTTATAGCCTAACATGTGTAATAAATGATCTTATTACCTGTAGGCTACCTGGTGAAGTAGGCTATAAACAGAAGACGgaggaatgaatgaatggtGCACTATGCCAGCAATAAATATATGctaaatataggctatatttaCAAATAGGCTATATTCAGGTGATTTATTTTTGGATGTCAGAAATGACATGGCTCTTAATTTAAATTCATTCTGTACTTGTGCTTTGAAGTAAAAGAAAATCAGAACACAAACAAAGtcgttttaaaaaatgttatttataaatCATGATTAATAAAGAAATAGTTTCAGCACAAGTTCTGTTCAGGTTTTAGGCCTACGGTCCCAAAGAAAGAAGATGATCGTTTACTGAGTCCTGGCGTCACAACAGGAGTTAAACAAACAGTTAAACAGTGTCGGGAAGTTAAATTAATGTCAAAACAACTCGGAAGTTTTCAGCAGCACCAGAAACGGAACTCTTCTCAGTGTGCTGtgctgggaaaaaaacagaattaatgaaattaaactTTGTGTAAAATCAGTATTAAAGACAGACATGTGGCCTAGATGTTTTAAGTtcaagatgaaaataaaaatagttctggaaatgtttaaacaaatacaacaagTGAGACTGAAGTTAGATTTATAGAAATATGTTATATCTccaatattaaattaatcataTGTGGTTAAAATAATGTATCAGAGTTTAAAGGAATCTGGTTTTTGTCACTCTGCGTTCTTGTTTGGGTCAAACCTTGTAAACCAAACCGCATCCGCAGCAGAAGAGGAAAGTAGGTCCAAACCATTTTCTCCACTTACCTCTGTAATGTCAATTGCCATTGTTGGCTGCTGTATCCGCGTCGCTCCGCCCCTCCGTGTGTTGGGAGTCCGAGTCCAGCGGGATAAGGGGCAACTCGTCTCCTCCTTCAGCCGATCAGCTGGACTTCTTCCCAGGGAGACAGAAGAAGCAAGAAGccggagggagggagggggacgCAGGCAAGAGAGCCGCCGGACAGACCCGACCGCATCCAGCCAGCGCACGGGGTGGCCACAACATGTCCTTCAGCCCAAAGCACTCCACCCCCTTCTCAGTCACCGACATTTTGAGCCCGATGGAGGACAGCTACCGGAGGTTTGGAGGTATGGATCCCGCCGCGGGGAGTCTCGGGTCCCAGCTGGGCGCCTACCGGCAGCAGCAAGTCTCCCAGCCCGGTatgcagcatcagcagcaggCGCAGCAGCATCATcttcaccaccatcaccatcaccaccatcacctgtcctcctcctcttcatcctcatcctcctcctcttcctcagcctcggccacagcagcagcagccgccgcCGCTCTGGGACCCGGCGGGCCCTATCATGTGCCCCACGGGGTGCCGCAGTTCTCCGGGGCCGTCGGAGGATTCTGCAACGGCGGCATCGGGAACGTCGGAGACCTGCCGTCCTACCAGGACACGGTGAGGAGCGGAGGGGCGGCAGCGGCGTGGTACAGCAACCCGGAGCCCAGATACCCGACAAGTAAGAGCAGCGTCAATTAAAAAGTTCTGTTTAAAATCTGAGAAACGTTTTAAATAGAGAAAACGAGACCTGGACATTCCGGCCTCCTGCGTTTAGGCACGATGGAACAAATGTGCAATGTTCCTAAAATGTATTGTAGTGTTTGGTATTAAAAAACGGGAAGTGACCTTTTATTGTTCATCTTAGGGCCTCGATATAATCGACTCTATAATTACTTTTTCAGAATCAGTTTAGTGACTTTaaagcacttttattttgtaagtcTACAGGCCTAGTTATTTAAAATATCTGTTATTATCTGTACTATCATAACATAGTGCTCATGGTGCTCCTTAGTGTCTTTAATTGctttaaactaaataaacatgAATGAACAGCTCATATTTTCGCCTTGAAAACGATATATAATCCTaaaattatttatgtttatagtAAAAAGCAAGAAGTTTACTTATTTTCCATTAAACGTTTcgttttatttaatgtttaaaagtaatactgttcagtttttaaaatgtatttttttttaaaacaagccGTTACACTAATTAACATTTTCCTATAGAATAATCATAATCCACTGTTTGTGAAGGATGAGATAAATGATGCTAAATGTTTGAGGGAAATGTCGCCAgttagcttgtttttattttactcaaaCAAGGATAATTTTTCTGCTAAGTTTCCAGATTCATGGGCCCCTCCGCCGGGATGAACATGTCCGGGATGGTGGGCAGCTTGGCCGGGATGGACTCTACCGCCAAGTCCATGGTGACGCTGCACTCCGCGCCGCGGAGGAAGCGGCGGGTTCTCTTCTCTCAGGCGCAGGTGTACGAACTGGAGCGGCGCTTCAAGCAGCAAAAGTACCTGTCCGCTCCGGAGAGGGAGCACCTGGCCGGACTGATCCACCTCTCCCCGAACCAGGTCAAGATCTGGTTCCAGAACCACCGCTACAAGCTGAAGAGGCAGGCCAAGGACAAGACCacgcagcagctgcagcaggacGGAAGCAGCGGTGGAGGTGGAGGCGGTGGAGGCCTGTGCGCGACGACCCACCGCTCGTCCTCAGTGTCTCCGGTCCTCTCCAAGAACGGCAAGGCCTGCCGGACCGACTCCGGTGGCTCCAACCAAACCGGAAACCGACAGAGCAGCTCGGGGGAGGCCATGGCGACGAccccgcagcagcagcagcaggtgaacCAGCTGTCGTCCACAGAGGAGCTGGAGGATTTGTCCCAAAGTCCGCCGATGGGACTACACGGTCAGATCAACATGACGCAGACGGACGCGGCGCTAATCGAGTACACAAACAGCATGATCGGCTCCAATTTACTGTACGGGAGAACTTGGTAGGGATACCGGGAGGATGACAGACGGTATCGGGCCTGTGGGCCTCAATCCGGGGTTGGATTTTTTTCGAAGAACAGGCTGGAGGACAAAAGCACGCACcagatcttttttttctcctgtgcGTAAAGTTCCGGTTCTTTTACGCACGCAGAGACTCAAGAGACACTCGGTGGTTTTGAGCAACATGGTGCAAAAACAAACTGTATATTAGAGCCTTGAACGTCgataataatgtattttctccctctttgtTAAGTCTTTTTTTGTAATTGACAGATGTGACTGCTGCTGCATTTAAGaccattaaaacaaaatctaatGCGAGGAGATTCAGGATGAGGCACTCTCACTGTGCTCCCCTGTCATTTCTAGACAAAATATATTACTGCaggtttaaatataaaaataatacaaagtgAAGCAATAGAGGCCGGTTTGAAAACGGGAAATAATCCGGGACAGAGCTACAGAAGTTCGTTTAATTCCGAATTAAACGAATTGAGAAATATTTTCATTGGAAGTCAATAAATATTCTTTGTTACagctgatttttatttgtttccagtgttgaataaatgatattttcattttgGACATTTCAATGCAATTTGTGAAGTCTGAAacgaaacattttctttaaatggTTTTTGGATCAATGACAATTATAATGATCATTTACAGCTGATATAAAAGCAGAATGTGGATATAAAGGATGTTTGCTGCTTAAATATACCTGAATATTCACCAGAAAGTGCGTAATGCTCCAGATATAATTAACAAAAAAGAATGAACTATTTCTTTATCTTTTACCTTAATTCTATTGGGAGacctattaaaaataatttgatatttaaggcatttttgctttttaatttaagtaaaatgtaagtgtgaatcaaaacatttttaaaaaaagcatttccATTACCCGAAGACAGACATGATCATTCTTATCAGACAAATATAATCCCAACATCaccttttattttacatgttgttttttttttgtgtgtgtgaccactTTGGAGAGATTCCTctcaaaaaataaacacagctggactcttTGTCCTTGACTCACTTGTATTTTACAAGTTTTACAGGCCGTTCATCTTAAAAATCACAGGTtacattaaacatgtttttgtgtgtgg
Encoded here:
- the LOC123978353 gene encoding homeobox protein Nkx-2.4-like gives rise to the protein MSFSPKHSTPFSVTDILSPMEDSYRRFGGMDPAAGSLGSQLGAYRQQQVSQPGMQHQQQAQQHHLHHHHHHHHHLSSSSSSSSSSSSSASATAAAAAAALGPGGPYHVPHGVPQFSGAVGGFCNGGIGNVGDLPSYQDTVRSGGAAAAWYSNPEPRYPTISRFMGPSAGMNMSGMVGSLAGMDSTAKSMVTLHSAPRRKRRVLFSQAQVYELERRFKQQKYLSAPEREHLAGLIHLSPNQVKIWFQNHRYKLKRQAKDKTTQQLQQDGSSGGGGGGGGLCATTHRSSSVSPVLSKNGKACRTDSGGSNQTGNRQSSSGEAMATTPQQQQQVNQLSSTEELEDLSQSPPMGLHGQINMTQTDAALIEYTNSMIGSNLLYGRTW